Within the Streptomyces sp. R41 genome, the region GGCGGCCGTGTCGGAAGAGCAGCTCAGGGACTGTGCGGACCGGCTCCTGCGGTACCAGGGCGTTGACGCCCTGCTGCTCGCCCTCGTCCCCACCGCGGTCGCCGCAGCGACCGGCGACGACCTCGTCCGGGCCCTCACCGACGGACCCGGCCGTCGGGAACGGCCGGTCGCAGTCGTCCGGCTCGAGCAGGACCTGCCGGTCAAGCTGCTGCCCGCGCGGGAAGGCGGCACCGTCCCGTCGTACGCCGAACCGGGCGCGGCAGCACGGGCGTTGGCGTACGCCGCCCGTCGTGCCGCCTGGCTGAACCGGCCGGCCGGCACGGTCCCGGAGCTGGCGGAGGTCGACACGGCCCGGGCGCACACGGTCGCCGAGACCTACCTCTCCGCCCACCCGGACGGCGGCTGGCTCGACCCGCGCACCTGCGCCGAACTCCTCGCCTGCTACGGCATTCCGCAACTGCCCTGGGCCTGGGCCGAGACCGAGGACGACGCCGTCATCGCCGCCGAACGGCTGCGTGGCCCCGACGGCCGCGTGGTCATGAAGGCCCACTGGCCCGGCCTGCTCCACAAGAGCGAACAGCACGCCGTGCACCTCGATCTCCAGGGAGACGCCCAGGTGCGTGCCGCCTTCCGGGACTTCGAGACCCGGTTCGCCGGACTCATGACCGGAGTGGTCGTCCAGCCGCTGGCCGCGCGCGGCACCGAACTGTTCGCGGGCGTCGTCCAGGACGAAGTCTTCGGCCCGCTCGTGCTGTTCGGGCTCGGAGGCACCGCGACCGAGGTGCTGGCCGACCACGCCGCCCGACTCGCCCCGCTGACCGACCACGACGTCCACGACCTGATCACCGCCCCGCGCTGCGCACCGCTGCTGTTCGGCGCACACGGAAGCAGGCCGGCCGATCTCGAAGGCCTGGAACAGCTCCTGTTGCGCCTGTCCCGCATGGCGAGCGACCTGCCGCAGGTCGCCGAAGCCGACTTCAACCCCGTTCTCGCGACACCGGCCGCCGTCACCGTGCTCGACGCACGCGTCCGCCTGCTGCCGCGCCGCGCCCAGGACCCCTATCTGCGCCGACTGCGCTGAGGAGGAACAGACATGAGGCAGAACAAGATCGGATCCGTGATGGCGACGGAGGTCGTCACGGCCCGCTACGGCACCCCGTTCAAGGAAGTGGCACGGCTGCTCACCGAGCACCGCATCAGCGGGCTGCCGGTGATCGACGAGGACGACAAGGTCCTCGGCGTGATCTCCGAGACCGACCTCATGGTCCGGCAGGCGGACGTACCCGACCCCTACGAGACCAAGCGCCGCATCCGGTTCGCCGGGCTCACCCGCAGTGGCCGCCGAAAGGCCGCGAAGGCGCACGCTCGTACCGCCGGACAGCTGATGTCCGTGCCACCGGTCACCGTGCACGCCGACAACACCATCGCCGAGGCCGCCCGGACCATGGCGGAGCACCGCGTGGAGCGGCTGCCCGTGGTGGACGAGGAGGACCGTCTCGTCGGGATCGTCACCCGCCGCGACCTGATCCAGGTCTTTCTGCAGCCGGACGACGTGATCCGCCGCGAGGTGATCGAAGAGGTACTGGTCCGCTCGCTGTGGCTGATGCCTCGGACCGTTGAGGTCTCCGTGGTCGAGGGTGTGGTCACGCTCGACGGCCACGTGGAGCGCAAGAGTGAGGCGGAGATCGCCGTCTCCATGACCAACCGCATCGACGGTGTGGTCGCGGTGGTCGACGAGCTCTCCTACCGGCAGGACGACTCGCACCTGCGGCCGGACGAGCCCGCCATGCACGGTGTGACCGAGGATTGGCTGCGAAGGCTGTGAGGGGAGGCGCACCGCCGTGCTGAGCAAGGTGCTGGTTGCCTACGGAACGACAAACGGATCGACCGCGCGGATCGCCGAGACCATCGCTGAGGTCCTGCGCAAGGAGGGGGTTTCTGCCGAGGCGGTGCCCGCCGCGTCCGTGACGAACGTGGAGTCGTACGACGCCGTGGTGGTCGGCGGTGGACTGTACGCGGGGCGCTGGCACAAGGACGCCCGCCGCTTCGTCCGCCGTCACGGCCGCGCGCTGGCCCGGCGGCCCCTGTGGTTCTTCAGCAGCGGTCCGCTCGACGCCACGGCTTCGCAGCGGGACATCCCGCCCGTACCAGGCGTGAAGCGCGCCATGACCCGGCTCGACGCCGGGGAACACATCACTTTCGGGGGCTGCCTCGAAGCGGGAGCCAAGGGATTCATCGCCCAGAAGATCCTCTCCTCGGGCAAGGGCGGGGACTTCCGCGACTTCGGGCAGATCGAGGCATGGGCCGCCCGCATCGGCACCCGACTTGCCGCCGACGCACAGCAGAGCTGAGGGGCGGCTACATGGAGTTGCCCGCGTCCTCGGTTCCGGCCGCCGCAGGATCGCTTCCACCAGATGTGTGAACCCGAGTTCCAGCGAGCGCTGCGGTCGGCTGGGCCTCAGACAGTACGGTGAGAGTGGGAGAACTGGTCCGAGCTGTCTGGTCCGCTGAGTCGGTCGGAGGAAACGATGAGCGGGGATGGGCGCGAGGTTTCCCAGCAGTACTTGCCCAAGCTGCGGCTGGATGACCTGCTCGACGAACTGCAGGCGCGGATCGATGCGGCGCGCGGAACGCAGGACCGGGTGCACAGCCTGCTGGAAGCGGTGCTGTCGGTCGGGCGGGAGCTGGATCTGCCGCACGTGCTGCGGCGCATCGTCGAGGCAGCCGTCGTGCTCGTGGACGCCGAGTACGGAGCGTTGGGCGTGATCGGCGGCGACAGCCGACTGTCGGAGTTCCTGACGGTGGGCATCAGTGACGAACAGCGGGCGGAGATCGGTGACCTACCGAGCGGCCACGGCATTCTCGGCGAGCTGATCCGCCATCCGGTGCCGCTGCGGCTGCCAGAATTGTCGGAACACCCGGCGTCCTACGGCTTTCCGGCCCATCACCCGCCGATGCACTCCTTCCTCGGCGTGCCGATCCGGGTGCGCGACGAGGTGTTCGGAAACCTCTACCTCACCGAGAAGCGCAGTGACAAGGAGTTCGACGCGGAGGACGAGTCCGTCCTGTCGACGCTGGCGGTGGCCGCCGGAGTGGCCATCGAGAACGCGCGGCTGTACGAGGAGACCAGGCTCCGCGAACGCTGGCAGCGGGCCAGCGGGGAGGTCACGAGCATGCTCCTGACCGGTGCGCCCAGCGCGGCGGTGCTGGAACTCATCGTCGACGAGGCCCGGAAGATCGTCTCCGCGGACATGGGGGTGATCGCTGAGCGGGTACCGGGGGAGGAGGCACTGAGGCCGGCGCTGGCGGTCGGCCTCGGCGCGGAGGAACTCGGCGGCCTGGTGATGTCCGCGCGGAACGGTTTCCTGGGAGCCGCACTGAGCACGGCGGAGCCGGTGGTCAGCGCCGACATCGGGCACGATGCCCGCACGGGTGAGAGTGAAGCCCAGTGGGCCGGGCTCGGGCCCGTGGTCGCGGTGCCCCTCGGCACCAGTGGCAAGGCGCGTGGTGTGCTCCTGCTGGGCCGTGTGCCGGGTGGCAGGCCGTTCGGCGACGTGGACACCGGACCGCTGCTCGGCTTCGCCGATCAGGCGGCCCTGGCGCTGGAACTGGCCGAACGCCGCCGGGACGCGGAGCAGATCACGCTGCTCCAGGACCGGGACCGCATCGCCCGCGACCTGCACGACCTTGCCATCCAGCGGCTCTTCGCGGCCGGCATGACCCTGCAGAGTGCGCAGCCCTTCATGGAGCACCCGGAGGGGTTGGAACGCCTGGCACGGACCGTCGACGACCTCGACGACACCATCAAGATCATTCGTTCCACGATTTTCGGCCTCCGCGCGCACGGGGCGGGCACGAGAGAGGGGAGCGGCCTGCGCGGGCGGGTCTCCGAGGCGGTGAAGGCCTCGACCACGTCGTTCGGGTTCCCGCCCGCGCTGCGGATCGAGGGGCTCGTCGAGACCGATGTTCCCGGCGAGATCGCGGATCATGCCGTCGCGGTGCTGGGCGAGGCGCTGAGCAACGCCGCCCGGCACTCCGGAGCACAAGCCGTGGACGTCCGACTCCGGTGCGCC harbors:
- a CDS encoding CBS domain-containing protein, with the translated sequence MRQNKIGSVMATEVVTARYGTPFKEVARLLTEHRISGLPVIDEDDKVLGVISETDLMVRQADVPDPYETKRRIRFAGLTRSGRRKAAKAHARTAGQLMSVPPVTVHADNTIAEAARTMAEHRVERLPVVDEEDRLVGIVTRRDLIQVFLQPDDVIRREVIEEVLVRSLWLMPRTVEVSVVEGVVTLDGHVERKSEAEIAVSMTNRIDGVVAVVDELSYRQDDSHLRPDEPAMHGVTEDWLRRL
- a CDS encoding flavodoxin domain-containing protein encodes the protein MLSKVLVAYGTTNGSTARIAETIAEVLRKEGVSAEAVPAASVTNVESYDAVVVGGGLYAGRWHKDARRFVRRHGRALARRPLWFFSSGPLDATASQRDIPPVPGVKRAMTRLDAGEHITFGGCLEAGAKGFIAQKILSSGKGGDFRDFGQIEAWAARIGTRLAADAQQS
- a CDS encoding GAF domain-containing protein, producing MSGDGREVSQQYLPKLRLDDLLDELQARIDAARGTQDRVHSLLEAVLSVGRELDLPHVLRRIVEAAVVLVDAEYGALGVIGGDSRLSEFLTVGISDEQRAEIGDLPSGHGILGELIRHPVPLRLPELSEHPASYGFPAHHPPMHSFLGVPIRVRDEVFGNLYLTEKRSDKEFDAEDESVLSTLAVAAGVAIENARLYEETRLRERWQRASGEVTSMLLTGAPSAAVLELIVDEARKIVSADMGVIAERVPGEEALRPALAVGLGAEELGGLVMSARNGFLGAALSTAEPVVSADIGHDARTGESEAQWAGLGPVVAVPLGTSGKARGVLLLGRVPGGRPFGDVDTGPLLGFADQAALALELAERRRDAEQITLLQDRDRIARDLHDLAIQRLFAAGMTLQSAQPFMEHPEGLERLARTVDDLDDTIKIIRSTIFGLRAHGAGTREGSGLRGRVSEAVKASTTSFGFPPALRIEGLVETDVPGEIADHAVAVLGEALSNAARHSGAQAVDVRLRCAGGELTLTVTDDGCGMPGDVERSGLKNLEERAVALGGTLTLGERPQGGGTRLVWRVPVSSDGAAAGR